A window from Primulina eburnea isolate SZY01 chromosome 2, ASM2296580v1, whole genome shotgun sequence encodes these proteins:
- the LOC140823324 gene encoding uncharacterized protein — protein sequence MTQNLPSNGREDQDPQNFIEELRVPKHWLDPAKASEESEWLRATLNKWLDDEYCPEETNIEISKVAASSFNRSLLEKRDDLGEILLKMAVELESISYQESFHGAFSSANAAVNLIIQRILQT from the exons ATGACCCAGAACCTACCGAGCAATGGGAGAGAAGATCAAGATCCTCAGAATTTTATCGAAGAACTTAGGGTTCCGAAGCACTGGTTGGATCCAGCGAAAGCCTCTGAG GAATCGGAGTGGCTAAGAGCGACACTGAACAAATGGTTGGACGACGAATATTGTCCGGAGGAGACTAACATAGAAATAAGCAAGGTGGCTGCGTCTTCTTTCAACAGATCGCTGCTGGAAAAGCGAGACGATCTGGGGGAGATTCTGTTGAAAATGGCTGTCGAACTGGAATCGATATCTTACCAAGAGAGCTTTCATGGAGCTTTCTCGTCAGCAAATGCCGCCGTGAATCTAATCATTCAACGGATATTACAAACCTGA